A genomic segment from Streptomyces sp. NBC_00654 encodes:
- a CDS encoding NAD(P)/FAD-dependent oxidoreductase, translating into MTRVAIAGGGISGLASALFLGRRGHAVTVFERDGHRPGDDLDRDFFAWHRPGVPQAVQPHGLLAPVRDVLRSETPDVYEAMLRRGAGERDELAWFPERPPVRPGDGDLVTVLARRIVLEAALHEAVEREPGIELRRGDPVAGLVVERPGDIPRVTGVRSASGAYDADLVLDASGRRSKVNGWLAEGGCRDAVVENQRIGIAYFCRWYRLRADAPRNPGRIMNGSASSFAVGGVFPSDNGTFAVSLTVSTADPTRAVLKDPDAFERVARTFPAVAAWLALEHEALSDVLAMGGLDNRWTSLVDGTGPVVAGLVGVGDSVMHTNPTFGQGVALGLRAGQWIARHADDAARDPVSFTEEYHRWTVRELRPWFDTQAASDLASEAQLGSPASRDPEPPTGAARERAARAACALEDPVVMRARAQVRHLVLTEEQAYGTEEVRAHVARWLERHPDFVPGFDGPEREEWESAAGLSATKAARSA; encoded by the coding sequence TTGACGCGCGTTGCAATCGCCGGTGGCGGCATCAGCGGCCTGGCTTCGGCACTGTTCCTGGGACGCAGAGGTCACGCGGTGACCGTGTTCGAGCGGGACGGCCACCGGCCGGGTGACGACCTCGACCGGGACTTCTTCGCCTGGCACCGTCCCGGCGTTCCCCAGGCGGTCCAGCCGCACGGCCTCCTCGCCCCCGTGCGCGATGTGCTCCGCTCCGAGACGCCGGATGTGTACGAGGCCATGCTGCGCAGGGGAGCCGGTGAGCGGGACGAGTTGGCGTGGTTCCCCGAGAGACCCCCCGTACGCCCCGGTGACGGGGACCTCGTGACGGTCCTGGCCCGGCGCATCGTGCTGGAAGCGGCGCTGCACGAGGCGGTGGAGCGCGAACCGGGCATCGAGCTGCGGCGCGGGGACCCCGTGGCCGGACTGGTCGTCGAGCGGCCGGGTGACATCCCGAGGGTGACGGGAGTGCGGTCGGCCTCCGGTGCGTACGACGCCGATCTCGTGCTCGACGCGAGCGGCCGGCGCTCGAAGGTGAACGGGTGGCTCGCCGAGGGCGGTTGCCGGGACGCCGTGGTGGAGAACCAGCGGATCGGCATCGCGTACTTCTGCCGCTGGTACCGGCTGCGCGCCGACGCGCCGAGGAATCCCGGGCGGATCATGAACGGTTCGGCCTCGTCCTTCGCCGTCGGCGGGGTCTTCCCCTCGGACAACGGCACCTTCGCGGTGTCACTGACGGTGTCCACGGCGGATCCGACGCGGGCGGTCCTGAAGGACCCGGACGCGTTCGAAAGGGTCGCGAGGACGTTTCCCGCCGTCGCCGCGTGGCTGGCACTGGAGCACGAGGCGCTGTCGGACGTCCTCGCGATGGGCGGCCTCGACAACCGCTGGACATCGCTCGTGGACGGGACGGGGCCGGTGGTCGCCGGGCTCGTCGGCGTCGGGGACTCGGTCATGCACACCAACCCCACGTTCGGCCAGGGGGTGGCGCTGGGCCTGCGGGCAGGACAGTGGATCGCCCGCCACGCCGATGACGCGGCGCGGGACCCGGTGTCGTTCACCGAGGAGTATCACCGGTGGACCGTACGGGAGTTGCGCCCGTGGTTCGATACCCAGGCCGCGTCCGACCTGGCCAGTGAGGCCCAGCTCGGCAGCCCCGCATCCCGCGACCCGGAGCCCCCCACCGGCGCCGCCCGCGAGCGGGCCGCCCGCGCCGCCTGCGCGCTGGAGGACCCCGTGGTCATGCGGGCGCGGGCCCAGGTCCGCCATCTCGTGCTGACGGAGGAGCAGGCCTACGGGACCGAGGAGGTACGGGCGCACGTGGCCCGCTGGCTGGAGCGGCACCCGGACTTCGTACCCGGCTTCGACGGACCGGAGCGCGAGGAGTGGGAGTCGGCCGCGGGGCTCTCCGCCACGAAGGCGGCACGGTCCGCGTAG